The Chlorobaculum sp. MV4-Y genome contains the following window.
GGAGGCGGGAGCGCCGAAGTTCGCGGCTCGCATCCGATCTACGCCAGTGCAGCAAACCGGCGAGGATGCGGCGCTTCCGGTCAACTGGCGTGATGCCTGGCGATGGGCGCGAGTGAAGCGCCACCTCGAACAGATCGAATCGCGCGATGAACTGGTGAAACTTTCGGCTCGCCGCCGCGACCTGGAAGAGGGTCTTGCGAAGCTCTACCGGGAGATGGTCACGCTGGCGGCGTGGCTGGAAACGAAGCTCCACGCATCGCCGCGTGTGCTCGAAGCGCTGCAAGGCTACGCCACGGCGATCCGCCGCATCGGGCGCGGCACCGGCCCCAATGCCACGCGCCACCGCCGGGACGCGCGGCACCACATGACCAGCGCCGCCGGAGCGATTCCCTGCTGGATCATGAGCCACGCCAAGGTTTCCGAATCGATGCCCGCCGACATCGGAGCCTTCGACCTCGTCATCGTGGACGAGGCGAGCCAGTCGGACATTTGGGCGCTGCCCGCGATTCTGCGCGGCAAGACGATTCTGGTGGTCGGCGACGACAAACAGGTTTCGCCCGACGCCGGGTTCGTCTCCGCCGAGCGGGTGCAGGAGTTGCGTGATCGCTTCCTCGCGGAGCAGCCATTCCGGGAGGCGATGACGCCGGGCAGTTCGCTCTACGACCTGGCGGCGCGGGTTTTCGCAGCGCGGCAGGTGACGCTGCGCGAGCATTTCCGGTGCGTGCCGCCGATCATCGCCTACTCCAACCGGATGTTTTACGAAGGGAAGATTCAGCCGCTGCGAATTCCGAAAGGGAGCGAACGGATCGAGCCGCCGCTGGTGGATGTCCATGTCGAAAACGGGGTGCGTGGCCGCGACGGCTGCAACCGGGAGGAGGCGAGCTTCATCGCCGACGAAATCGCGGCGCTGCTCGCGGACGAGCGCTTCGCCGGGCGCACCATCGGCGTCGTGTCGCTGCTCGGCATGGAGCAGGCAAAGCATATCGACGCGCTCGTGCGCAACCGCTGCAACGCCGCCGAACTGCTTCACCGCCGCTTCGAGTGTGGCGATGCGCGCACCTTTCAGGGCAGCGAGCGAGACATCATGTTCCTCTCGATGGTGGTCGATCCCGGTAATTGCAAGGCGCTCTCCGGCAACATGTTCGAGCAGCGCTTCAACGTCGCCGCAAGTCGCGCGCGCGACCGGATGTACCTGGTGCGCTCCGTCATGGCGTCGCATCTGTCCGACAAGGATTTGCGAATCTCGCTTTTTCAGCATTTCGACAGGCCGCTTGTAGCCGACAAGGAGGAGGCCGAAATGCTCATCGACCGTTGCGAATCGGGCTTCGAGCGCGAGGTGTACTCCGCGCTGGTCGAGCGCGGCTATCGCGTCATTCCGCAGGTGAAAACGGGCGCATACCGCATCGACATGGTTGTCGAAGGCGCGGGCGACGTGCGCTTGGCCATCGAGTGCGATGGCGACGAGTTCCACGGCCCCGACCGCTGGCCGCAAGACCTGGCGCGTCAGCGGGTGCTGGAACGCGCGGGCTGGACCTTCTGGCGCTGCTTCGCCTCGACGTGGCGGCTGCACAAGGACGAAGTTCTCGGCGAACTCACCGGACGCCTGTCATCGATGGGCATCGAACCCCTCGGCTCGATAGCGAGAGCGCCCAAGCTGGTTGAAAAGCGCTCGCTGATCGTCTCGGTGTACGAAGAAGCGCCGCGCTGAAACGCGCCCCAAACTCGATGCGCCTCCTGATCGCTGCACCGGGCGTCGCTCTTCTCTCCGTGATGACCGGTTGTTCAAAATCAGATAACCCGGTTATCTGACGCGGTCTCTTCACTTTCAGGGAAATCGCTCCCGAAGCGTTACGAGATCAAATCGGGCATCGTGCATTATGAGCCGCAGAATCTCATGGGCATGGGAACGCCCACCGAAACGCTCTATTTTGACGATTATGGCAGAAAAGAGGCTGTGGAAAGGATTACGGAATCGAGCGTTATGGGAATCAAGACGTATGAGCATACTATGCAGGTCACGGACGGTCAAACCGGCATTTTTTATGAAATAAAGAAGACCGTTAACGGCAAGGATGAAGCCAGCAAGGTGGCGACCAAAAGCGACCTCCGGGAGCTTCGGGAGATGGCGCAGACGATGGCTAAATCCCTGGATGTCAATGAGCTGAAGAAAAACATGGATTATCGCGAAGAGGGTACGGAAACGATTGCGGGAGTAACCGGCAAGAACTACTCGGTTGCCATGAACAAGAAGCAGCCCAATGCGCGTGCCTATGGCGTGATGTACAAGAATATCGTACTGAAAAGCGAAATGGGCAGTATTTCTATGAAAGCTGCAAGCATCGAGGAAAACGTTACCGTTCCGGCGTCAAAATTCGAAATTCCGGCTGGCTACACTGTTCAGGAGTTCAAGGCAGCCGAAGAGATGGAGAAAGCCGCCTCGATGGGGGAATCCAAAGAGTAAAAGATTTGCATCATTTCGAAAAGCAAAAAGGCGGTGCTTGTGCCGCCTTTTTTATGATTTTTTCCAGGGATGCTCGATCTTTTTCTCAACCGCGATAAACCGAATTCACATCGCTACATGGTTGCTGGCTGGCCGGAAGGCCTTAACGGTTTGAGTCGGGGAATCCGATTTCGAGAGAGAGTGTGTATCGGATAGTTTTTGCTAAGCCGACCTTCCTGCTTCGATCAGCTCTTCGGCGAGTTGGAGGGAGGTTTCGGTGATGTCGGCTCCGCTGAAGAGGCGGGCTACTTCGCGCACGTGTTCGTCCTCATTGAGCGGGGTGACGCCGGTGAGGGTGCGGTCGGCTTCGATGCGCTTGACGACCGCGAGGTGCAGGTCGCCCATCGCGGCGATTTGCGGGAGGTGGGTGATGGCCATGATCTGGTGCATCCGCGAGAGGCGCTTGAGGCTGAAGCCGACCGATTGGGCCACCTTGCCGCTGATGCCGGTGTCGATTTCGTCGAAAACGAGGATCGGCAGCTCCGCCGAGCGGGCCAGAGCGCTTTTCATGGCGAGCATGACGCGCGAGATTTCGCCACCGGAGGCCACCTTCGCCAGCGGTTTGGGCGACTCGCCGAGGTTGGTGGAGATCATGAACTCGACGCGGTCGCAGCCGTTGTCGAACGCCTTGTAGCGAGTGCCGTCAATCTCGATATCGCCGTCCGGCGCGGCTTCGCGGGTGAAGCGCACCTCGAACGCGCTGTGCGGAATGCCGAGCGTCGAGAGGCCCGCTATGATCTCCTCTTCGAGCCGCCCGGCGGCTTCACGGCGATGTTCCGAGAGGGAGCTGGCCGAGGCGGAGAGGGCCGTGCGCGCGCTGCGGATGTCGGCTTCGATGGCCGCGAGTTCGCCCGCCAGATTCTCCTCCAGCGACAGCTCTTCGGCGAGCTGGTCGTGCAGGGCGATTAGTTCGTCGATGCTTTTGCCGTGCTTTTTGGCAAGACGTTGCAAGAGCATCTGCCGCTCGCGCAACTCTTCGAGGCGGTCGCTGTTGAATTCGATGCCGCCCGTGTAGCTTCCGGCGAAGCGGTTCAGCTCCTCGACTGTGGCCGTCGCGCCGCGCAGCTCTTCAAGCCACGGCTCGAAACTCTTGTCGATTGCGCTGAGCTTTTCGAGCAGATGCACCGCCGAAGAGAGTGCCGTGTAGGCCGAGCTTTCCGATTCGTAGAGATGCTCACC
Protein-coding sequences here:
- the recN gene encoding DNA repair protein RecN; amino-acid sequence: MLKSLYVRDFALIDELSVSFAPGLTIITGETGAGKSILMGALNMVLGERASAEVVRAGARKAVIEAIFSGEHYENIGEMLDEEQIERTPELILRRDISATGQSRCFINDTPCTVSLLKRAGQQLVDLHGQHDHQLLLHAETHAGMLDGFGLLHAETAQYRNTLEEYRKLRRELQSLTERAVALREKRDFIDYQYRELDAAALVAGEERSIDEEINLLENAETLYSLGTELGEHLYESESSAYTALSSAVHLLEKLSAIDKSFEPWLEELRGATATVEELNRFAGSYTGGIEFNSDRLEELRERQMLLQRLAKKHGKSIDELIALHDQLAEELSLEENLAGELAAIEADIRSARTALSASASSLSEHRREAAGRLEEEIIAGLSTLGIPHSAFEVRFTREAAPDGDIEIDGTRYKAFDNGCDRVEFMISTNLGESPKPLAKVASGGEISRVMLAMKSALARSAELPILVFDEIDTGISGKVAQSVGFSLKRLSRMHQIMAITHLPQIAAMGDLHLAVVKRIEADRTLTGVTPLNEDEHVREVARLFSGADITETSLQLAEELIEAGRSA